Proteins encoded within one genomic window of Agelaius phoeniceus isolate bAgePho1 chromosome Z, bAgePho1.hap1, whole genome shotgun sequence:
- the CAPSL gene encoding calcyphosin-like protein translates to MGTARHDREMAINAKKSLPTITNPIERLRLHCLARGSAGIKGLGRAFRIIDGNNSRTLDFNEFLRGLRNYAVMINKEEAQELFQIFDKDGSGTIDFDEFLATLRPPMSNARKEIVMQAFQKLDKTGDGVITIEDLRGMYNAKYHPKYLNGDWTEDQVFRAFLDSFDSPYDKDGKVTKEEFMNYYAGVSASIDTDVYFIIMMKNAWKL, encoded by the exons ATGGGCACAGCAAGGCATGACCGAGAGATGGCAATCAATGCAAAAAAAAGCCTGCCCACAATCACCAACCCTATAGAAAGGCTTCGCCTACACTGTTTAGCAAGGGGTTCTGCAGGCATCAAAGGACTTGGCAG AGCATTTAGGATTATTGATGGTAACAATAGCAGAACCCTTGATTTCAATGAGTTTCTGAGAGGACTGCGTAATTATGCTGTGATGATCAATAAAGAAGAAGCTCAAGAGCTTTTCCAGATATTTGATAAAGACGGCAGTGGCACAATTGATTTTGATGAATTTCTTGCTACACTGAGA CCTCCCATGTCCAATGCAAGAAAAGAGATTGTCATGCAGGCATTTCAGAAGTTGGACAAGACTGGAGATGGTGTCATAACAATTGAAGACTTACGCGGGATGTATAATGCAAAATATCATCCCAAATACCTAAATGGAGACTGGACAGAAGATCAAGTTTTTAGAGCCTTTCTGGATAGTTTTGATTCACCCTATGACAAAGATGGGAAG GTCACAAAAGAAGAATTCATGAACTACTATGCTGGAGTCAGTGCTTCAATAGACACAGATGTCTACTTTATCATCATGATGAAGAATGCTTGGAAACTCTAA